In Porites lutea chromosome 1, jaPorLute2.1, whole genome shotgun sequence, a single genomic region encodes these proteins:
- the LOC140933634 gene encoding protein dispatched homolog 3-like, translating into MQEARGHSRKESDDFSKLCFGNDSENLESGGEGNFYMDPALEPALSFHQPKTYFTSISFVHGLREILPTLRLSLIRLYVHPAGAAVVLLAAILIPVLLGWRAFDLNHKEKGEYLVIDKSLESFEIPGHITSQHNDLVDVASKLSKESKKVPRREPARKGRRKRSARIPDAYPFQIRPKWTLELVYLAVGKDESDLNIFTKERLETIHQIEQNLILLEDFADFCWKWSKAKFDPFLVHINGCTPPISLIDFFFPSINKTLGLRINDGQGKVNLTKESIDQSLKLLLTKPYAYWFVDDSFSKDHQKSRFLRAEIKFGSPLHWKYGYNSKQQSKSFKTFLIKYVEALKKMSTDKVHILYGGNDIFDYEVDKTLWADIRLSVFTMVFVAAFVLVFTRFSLWLTFWGILSLLTPICLAYFFFRVVFEKVSLGILSGISVFIIIGIGVDDVFVFINTFRQAHGAKNLETRIAHTLCTAGKATFFTSFTTAAAFSANCLSEMPAIRDFGLFMALIVSFCWLTVFCTIPPVLNLWHRYIVKWEEVIFDFICGWTSYLFGNVRYTLPDDIVQFLSGNDQNRTASEPSSASSVELELSVRQSFQEEDDDDQLLQLNSSGSNSQSPSPSSSDCDLAMYSDPNGTFDMQLSTPLMQSRTSQPRTTVRQTGQSGNFLQSFLYRWWGVPIKKYPIVVVVCFVVVLVASITLDSMIHASTKPPAFFKESTNLQQLLYLKYNMSSDNLNVNDLDLDIVGNDNVHSNQIPNPKTTKATATETNGLKSSTTIPSPTTAAQRPGKPKSSGIHQQSNPTKSTTLAYRQTTTLLPEKSSTLTLTPGTQKASKSPTRGTKKSTSRDVTEPPKTTQKLKQATSRSGAGSTTSTGDTTLPTVCPPGSCKAIDKPLVDTAATVYVIFGLKAIDRSKITREHVIEKKGDVVPDYDFTDLLLNSWPTFLMYACRLCHKLSNNSKLVRPGGADCFPTWIMDYINDPQRRHDDWNKDCLKIKKAMRSTGKSRAKLMKMPSKDPKHGNYTYWMKMAFESSVFMGKSSQEKVKDYDNWNNFLEEELKSYPKGLKTAFQTSKEWVMTFMEVIAVNSAIYGIALSLAWCLGLVAIFTANFFLTLIVTITILSVLSTVVAIFYLASWQLGAVEAISLSILVGTSVDYCVHLVEGYIMAGNSIPATLTSSKEIRGWRSLAAVSHIGTAILSSAVTTIVASIPLCLATIQLFAKFGQILAINTAVSIYYTLTICVAFLCLMAPVRFRASWKSSLIALLVVAIVYSIPTLILFFVNWKVVTIPGPAGEPLFPKPN; encoded by the exons ATGCAGGAAGCTCGAGGCCACTCACGCAAAGAAAGCGATGACTTCTCAAAGCTGTGTTTTGGGAATGATAGCGAAAATCTCGAAAGTGGCGGTGAAGGAAACTTCTATATGGACCCAGCTCTGGAACCGGCGTTGTCTTTTCATCAACCTAAAACTTATTTTACTTCTATCTCCTTTGTGCATGGTTTAAGGGAGATTTTGCCAACCCTTCGATTAAGTTTAATTCGACTGTACGTCCATCCCGCGGGTGCTGCAGTGGTCTTACTAGCCGCTATTTTGATTCCCGTATTATTGGGCTGGCGTGCTTTTGACTTGAACCATAAAGAGAAGGGAGAATATTTGGTGATAGATAAATCTTTAGAGTCGTTTGAGATTCCGGGACACATCACGTCCCAACATAACGACTTGGTAGACGTCGCGTCCAAGCTGTCGAAGGAAAGCAAGAAGGTTCCTCGGCGAGAACCTGCCAGAAAAGGCCGGCGAAAACGGTCAGCTAGGATTCCAGATGCCTATCCATTTCAAATAAGACCGAAATGGACTCTGGAACTCGTGTATCTTGCTGTGGGAAAAGATGAATCTGATTTGAACATTTTCACGAAAGAGCGCTTGGAAACTATTCATCAAATTGAACAGAATCTGATACTGCTAGAAGACTTTGCTGATTTTTGTTGGAAATGGAGCAAGGCAAAGTTCGATCCTTTTCTTGTTCATATAAATGGCTGTACGCCTCCCATTTCGCTTATAGACTTTTTCTTTCCGTCCATTAATAAGACCTTGGGTCTACGTATAAATGACGGGCAAGGAAAAGTTAACCTGACGAAAGAAAGCATAGATCAGAGTTTGAAACTGCTACTAACAAAGCCTTACGCGTACTGGTTTGTGGACGACTCGTTCTCCAAAGACCATCAAAAGAGCAGGTTTTTACGTGCCGAAATAAAGTTTGGTTCGCCTTTGCACTGGAAGTATGGGTACAATAGCAAACAACAGAGCAAATCCTTCAAGACTTTTCTGATCAAATATGTGGAAGCTTTGAAGAAAATGTCAACCGA CAAAGTTCATATCCTTTATGGAGGAAATGATATCTTTGACTATGAGGTGGACAAGACTCTCTGGGCTGACATCAGACTCTCTGTCTTCACCATGGTTTTTGTTGCAGCATTTGTGTTAGTCTTCACTAGGTTCTCATTGTGGCTGACATTCTGGGGGATCTTAAGTCTTCTTACACCAATCTGCTTGGCTTACTTTTTCTTCCGTGTCGTGTTTGAAAAAGTGAGTCTGGGAATACTAAGTGGTATCTCAGTGTTCATCATTATTGGCATTGGAGTGGATGatgtgtttgttttcattaacACGTTCCGTCAAGCACATGGTGCCAAAAACTTGGAAACTCGTATTGCTCACACTTTGTGCACTGCTGGGAAAGCCACCTTCTTCACTTCATTCACCACAGCAGCAGCATTTTCTGCCAATTGCCTTTCTGAg ATGCCAGCAATTCGTGATTTTGGTCTGTTCATGGCACTTATAGTGAGCTTTTGCTGGTTAACAGTCTTTTGTACCATTCCCCCTGTTCTAAATTTGTGGCACAGGTACATTGTCAAATGGGAGGAAGTCatatttgattttatttgtGGCTGGACCAGTTATTTGTTTGGCAATGTGAGATATACATTACCTG atgACATTGTTCAGTTCCTGTCAGGAAATGACCAAAACCGCACGGCAAGTGAGCCCTCATCAGCTTCATCGGTTGAGTTAGAACTTTCTGTGCGGCAATCATTCcaagaagaagatgatgatgatcagtTACTGCAACTCAACAGCAGTGGATCAAACTCTCAGTCTCCTTCGCCAAGCTCTAGTGACTGTGACTTGGCCATGTATAGTGATCCTAATGGCACATTTGATATGCAACTGTCGACACCACTTATGCAGAGTAGAACCTCACAGCCAAGAACTACAGTTAGACAGACAGGCCAATCTGGCAACTTTCTGCAAAGCTTTTTGTACCGTTGGTGGGGAGTTCCAATTAAGAAATAtcctattgttgttgttgtgtgttTTGTGGTGGTCCTTGTGGCATCCATAACGTTAGACAGTATGATCCATGCTTCTACAAAGCCTCCAGCATTTTTCAAGGAAAGCACCAATTTACAGCAGTTGTTGTACTTGAAGTACAATATGAGTAGTGACAACCTTAATGTGAATGATTTAGACTTGGATATCGTAGGCAATGATAATGTACACTCCAACCAAATTCCTAACCCTAAGACAACAAAAGCAACAGCAACGGAGACAAATGGGTTGAAAAGCTCCACAACTATCCCTTCCCCTACTACTGCTGCACAGCGACCTGGCAAGCCAAAGTCAAGCGGAATACACCAGCAGTCCAATCCAACAAAGTCTACCACATTGGCTTACAGGCAAACTACCACTCTTCTGCCTGAGAAATCATCAACTTTGACACTAACACCTGGAACTCAAAAGGCATCAAA GTCTCCAACCAGGGGCACCAAGAAATCCACTTCTCGGGATGTTACAG AGCCACCAAAGACGACACAAAAACTCAAGCAAG CCACCAGCAGATCTGGTGCAGGGTCTACCACTTCAACTGGTGACACAACACTACCTACCGTGTGCCCACCAGGCAGCTGTAAGGCTATTGACAAACCCCTAGTGGATACAGCAGCGACTGTTTATGTGATATTTGGTTTGAAAGCCATTGATCGCAGCAAAATAACTAGAGAACATGTTATTGAGAAGAAG GGTGACGTTGTTCCAGACTATGATTTCACTGACCTGTTATTAAACAGCTGGCCAACATTTCTCATGTATGCATGCCGGTTGTGCCACAAACTTAGTAACAATTCCAAGCTGGTTCGACCTGGTGGGGCAGATTGTTTCCCGACATGGATCATGGACTACATTAACGACCCTCAAAGACGTCACGATGACTGGAACAAAGATTGTTTAAAGATCAAAAAAGCAATGCGCAGCACAGGGAAATCGCGTGCGAAGCTCATGAAAATGCCGTCAAAGGATCCTAAACATGGCAACTATACCTACTGGATGAAGATGGCATTTGAATCg TCTGTTTTCATGGGAAAATCTTCTCAAGAGAAAGTGAAGGATTATGACAACTGGAACAACTTCTTAGAAGAAGAACTCAAGTCTTATCCCAAAGGTCTAAAGACAGCCTTCCAGACAAGTAAAGAATGGGTGATGACATTTATGGAAGTCATTGCTGTGAACAGTGCTATCTATGGCATTGCTTTGTCACTCGCATGGTGTCTGGGCTTAGTTGCCATCTTTACAGCCAACTTCTTTCTGACACTGATTGTTACGATCACCATTCTAA GTGTTTTAAGTACAGTCGTGGCAATATTTTACTTAGCATCATGGCAGCTGGGAGCAGTGGAGGCTATTTCTCTTTCCATATTAGTTGGCACGTCAGTGGATTATTGTGTTCATCTCGTAGAAGGCTACATCATGGCTGGAAACTCCATTCCTGCAACTCTAACCTCGTCGAAG GAAATTCGTGGTTGGAGGTCATTAGCTGCTGTGTCTCACATTGGCACAGCCATTCTTAGCTCAGCTGTAACAACAATAGTGGCGTCAATACCTCTGTGCCTTGCCACAATTCAGCTGTTTGCCAAGTTTGGTCAAATCCTGGCCATCAACACAGCAGTATCAATTTACTACACCCTGACAATCTGTGTAGCATTTCTGTGCTTGATGGCCCCAGTAAGGTTCCGCGCTTCATGGAAATCATCACTGATTGCTCTCCTGGTTGTTGCAATAGTTTACTCAATCCCTACACTCATTCTGTTTTTTGTTAACTGGAAAGTTGTCACCATACCTGGCCCTGCAGGGGAACCTTTATTTCCAAAGCCTAACTGA